A genome region from Gossypium hirsutum isolate 1008001.06 chromosome A04, Gossypium_hirsutum_v2.1, whole genome shotgun sequence includes the following:
- the LOC107940866 gene encoding G-type lectin S-receptor-like serine/threonine-protein kinase B120 — protein MRRVALTCGNGDNRDMFFRMNDVRYPVSSTQQINSSYNFPSGPQVSNSDPKACREACLSNCTCSAYAYNTSGNCLRWYGDILGLEQLSAKDPNGRTIFIKLAASEFDNGRGANWYLWIIAIPIVLLVVLPASYIVIRWKKSFINKGDREDPSQDILLFDMEMSITTSSSEFPGSENSGKRRKDRAFPLFSFASVSTATENFSLENKLGEGGFGPVYKGKLLNGKEIAVKRLSKRSGQGLEELKNETMLIAKLQHRNLVRLLGCCLEQGEKILIYEFMPNKSLDFFLFGSNIEGLLDWGTRVQIIEGIAQGLLYLHQYSRLRIIHRDLKASNILLDSEMNPKISDFGLARMFGGDKLQANTNRIVGTYGYMSPEYAMEGLFSIKSDVFSFGVLLLEIISGKKNTGFYHCSSLNLIGHAWELWKGDRVVELMDPKLKDQVPCPTQQRYVNVALLCVQEMAADRPTMSEVVAMLTNELTVLNSPKKPAFSNARNMTNSSNKPANFSVNNVTVSLMEPR, from the exons ATGAGGAGAGTGGCCCTAACATGTGGGAATGGAGATAATAGAGACATGTTCTTCAGGATGAATGATGTGAGATATCCTGTAAGCTCAACTCAGCAAatcaattcatcatataatttCCCATCAGGCCCTCAAGTTTCAAACTCCGACCCAAAAGCATGCAGAGAAGCTTGCTTGAGTAACTGCACTTGCAGTGCATATGCATATAACACAAGTGGCAATTGCTTAAGATGGTATGGAGACATTCTTGGTCTTGAACAACTGTCAGCAAAGGATCCAAATGGACGTACAATCTTCATCAAACTTGCAGCTTCTGAATTTGACAATGGAAGAG GAGCCAATTGGTACCTATGGATAATTGCAATTCCTATTGTTTTATTGGTGGTTCTTCCTGCATCTTACATTGTTATTCGGTGGAAGAAGAGTTTTATAAACAAAG GGGACAGAGAAGATCCAAGTCAGGATATACTACTCTTTGATATGGAGATGAGCATCACAACTAGTAGCAGTGAATTTCCAGGTTCCGAAAACTCTGGAAAACGGAGGAAGGACCGTGCATTTCCGTTGTTTAGCTTTGCTAGTGTATCGACAGCTACCGAAAACTTCTCATTGGAGAATAAGCTAGGAGAGGGGGGATTTGGACCTGTTTATAAG GGAAAACTATTAAATGGAAAAGAAATAGCAGTGAAAAGGCTTTCGAAAAGGTCCGGACAAGGGCTAGAAGAGTTGAAAAACGAGACGATGCTTATAGCAAAGCTTCAACATAGGAACCTTGTTAGACTATTAGGTTGCTGTTTAGAACAAGGAGAAAAGATATTGAtctatgagttcatgcctaacaAAAGCTTGGATTTTTTTCTTTTCG GTTCAAACATTGAAGGATTACTAGACTGGGGAACAAGAGTTCAAATAATCGAGGGGATTGCGCAAGGGCTTCTGTATCTTCACCAATATTCAAGATTACGAATCATACATCGAGATCTCAAGGCAAGCAATATCCTGTTAGACAGTGAAATGAACCCGAAAATATCGGATTTCGGGTTGGCAAGAATGTTTGGTGGTGACAAGTTACAAGCAAATACCAATAGGATTGTAGGAACATA TGGCTATATGTCGCCTGAATATGCCATGGAGGGTCTTTTCTCCATTAAATCTGATGTGTTCAGCTTCGGTGTGCTGCTGTTGGAGATAATAAGTGGCAAGAAGAACACTGGCTTTTACCACTGCAGTTCTCTTAATCTAATTGGACAT GCATGGGAACTGTGGAAAGGAGATAGAGTTGTTGAGTTGATGGATCCTAAATTGAAAGACCAGGTTCCATGTCCTACGCAGCAGAGATACGTTAATGTGGCTCTTCTTTGTGTTCAAGAAATGGCAGCCGACAGACCGACAATGTCGGAAGTTGTTGCGATGCTTACCAATGAGCTCACGGTTCTAAATTCTCCCAAAAAGCCTGCTTTCTCTAATGCTAGGAATATGACAAATAGTTCAAATAAGCCTGCAAATTTTTCAGTGAATAACGTCACAGTTTCTTTGATGGAACCTCGATAG